One part of the Chiloscyllium plagiosum isolate BGI_BamShark_2017 unplaced genomic scaffold, ASM401019v2 scaf_45825, whole genome shotgun sequence genome encodes these proteins:
- the LOC122546039 gene encoding bone morphogenetic protein 4-like yields MTAGRRSLMALLLCQVLFGGSAGLIPEVGRRRFAEQYANSGRAQPPPQTEELLQEFELRLLNMFGLRRRPHPARNAVIPQYMVDLYRLHSGEEAERGQATDAWVLSQFPERSASNANTVRSFHHEGKVKRGSSPQ; encoded by the coding sequence ATGACCGCCGGTAGACGATCTCTGATGGCGCTATTGCTCTGTCAGGTTTTATTCGGGGGTTCGGCCGGACTCATCCCCGAGGTGGGCCGCAGGAGATTCGCCGAGCAGTACGCCAATTCCGGCCGGGCACAGCCTCCCCCGCAGACCGAGGAGCTGCTGCAGGAGTTCGAGCTGCGGCTCCTCAACATGTTCGGCCTCCGGCGCCGCCCTCACCCCGCCAGGAACGCGGTCATCCCGCAGTACATGGTGGACCTGTACCGGCTGCACTCGGGCGAGGAAGCCGAACGGGGACAAGCGACCGACGCCTGGGTGCTCTCCCAGTTCCCCGAGAGGTCGGCCAGCAACGCCAATACCGTCAGGAGCTTCCACCATGAAGGTAAGGTGAAGCGAGGCAGTTCACCTCagtga